From one Cygnus olor isolate bCygOlo1 chromosome 26, bCygOlo1.pri.v2, whole genome shotgun sequence genomic stretch:
- the EBI3 gene encoding interleukin-27 subunit beta: protein MKWLWVVAFVAPACAAPYTAGDTGDGGPCALQHGALGTEVLLRCPAAAGRPAEWRRGGTALGTYPAPGLALRNASLAHEGHYSCHHPGTGETWARICLRLGYPPALPAVECWAISYPQAVNCSWLLAPEPLLDTDFVATYRHGVWGAAGSNECVRTGPRSCSFGDLQMFSLTPYVLNVTATNALGTASSLLPFLVENIIKPDPPEDLRVSPIPGETKKLLLEWSPPGSWPFPEYFPLKYRIRYAREGSVTRTIGPYEQTSYTLTGVRPGTLHRVQVAAKDFTDYGEFSAWSLPASGTPWTEP from the exons ATGAAGTGGCTTTGGGTGGTGGCTTTCGTGGCACCCGCCTGCGCTGCTCCCTACACGGCAGGGGACACCGGGGACGGAG GcccctgtgccctgcagcacGGCGCCCTGGGCACGGAGGTGCTGCTGCGGTGCCCGGCTGCCGCGGGGAGGCCCGCCGAGTGGCGCCGGGGGGGGACAGCCCTAGGGACGTAtcctgccccggggctggcccTCCGCAACGCCAGCCTGGCCCACGAGGGCCACTACAGCTGCCACCACCCCGGCACCGGTGAGACCTGGGCCAGAATCTGCCTGCGGCTGGGCT atCCCCCCGCGCTGCCCGCCGTGGAGTGCTGGGCCATCAGCTACCCGCAGGCTGTCAACTGCTCCTGGCTCCTTGCCCCCGAGCCGCTGCTGGACACCGACTTCGTGGCCACCTACAG gcacGGCGTGtggggggccgcggggagcaACGAGTGCGTCCGCACGGGGCCGCGGAGCTGCTCCTTCGGGGACCTGCAGATGTTCTCCCTCACCCCCTACGTGCTGAACGTGACGGCCACCAACGCGCTGGGCACCGCCTCGAGCCTCCTGCCTTTCCTGGTGGAGAACATCA TAAAGCCGGACCCGCCCGAGGACCTGCGGGTCTCGCCCATCCCCGGGGAGACCAAGAAATTGCTGCTGGAGTGGAGCCCGCCGGGGTCTTGGCCCTTCCCAGAGTACTTCCCGCTCAAGTACCGCATCCGCTACGCGCGGGAGGGCTCTGTCACCAGAACG aTCGGGCCCTACGAACAGACGTCCTACACCCTGACGGGGGTGCGGCCCGGCACCCTGCACCGCGTCCAGGTGGCTGCCAAGGACTTCACGGACTACGGGGAGTTCAGCGCCTGGAGCCTGCCGGCCTCGGGGACGCCCTGGACGGAGCCGTGA